Below is a genomic region from Henckelia pumila isolate YLH828 chromosome 3, ASM3356847v2, whole genome shotgun sequence.
tttttttaaattgaccCCAATTAGTTTGATTACTTGTAAAATATCAAATCTAATTAGTTCCATTTTCGCAACATTTTCGCAAAATCTGATCAATTTTATTGATCTAGAGTTGCAATAAATTTGGTTTTGAAAGTTGACTTCAATGGATAAGTGTACAATAAAAGCTTAATTATCAAATAACATGAGCAAAATACCTAACCCTACCCtaacatttttaaattttaaaaaaattggacAATTTGAAAGACAATTAGGATTTAGGACAAGTAAAGGAAGAAATCAAGGAAACTgacaaattaataatataatatactttcTGAAAGTTTCCATACAAAAAGATTCATGTAATAAAAACAAACCAAGGCCAACTACCCACATATAATATTTGGAATTTTATGGCCATTTTCATACAAAGATCATgagtatatatataatcatattaTCCATATCTTTTGAAATTTGGAGATCTTAATTTCTACAAGAATAAATTCATCATGATCAAATTTCTTCTCTTTCTCCATTATttcattttcttgatcttcATAATCGATGATGTTAAAGCACAAGTGCCACAAAGTCCACCAGATTCCAACAACTTCCAGCCAAGTTTGGCACTTGTGATCGGTTTCCTATCCATCATGTTTTTTCTAACATTTCTTCTCCTCCTCTATGCCAAATTCTGCCACCGGGGACCGAATGTTCGGAGCGCGAGCCTGCGGATTCGAGACGGGCTGTTCCGGTCGAGGTCTAGTGCATCCGGGGTCGATAAAGAGGTGGTGGAATCACTCCCTTTCTTCAAATTTTCCTCTCTGAGGGGTTCACGGGACGGGCTGGAATGCGCGGTCTGTTTGTCGAAATTCGAAGACGTTGAGATCCTCAGGTTGTTGCCCAAGTGCAAGCATGCTTTTCATATCGATTGTATCGACCAGTGGCTCGAAAAGCACTCGACCTGCCCCATCTGCAGGCGAAAGATCAGCCCAGAGGACGTTTCCGAGTTGGCCTATTCGAATAGTCTGAGGTTTTTTAGGAGCCAGTCTGGTCATGATCAGGTAAGAGATGAATCCAATTTCGAGCTCTATGTTGAAAGGGAAGAAAGTGGCATTGGATCTTCAAGGTTTAGCATTGGTAGGAGCTTTAGGTTGTGGTCTCAGAGGCGTACGACTACGAGAGGAGGCGAATCACCGCTGGATCAATTCAAGAAAAGGCTCCACAGATTCAACCACAGGGTGGTTGGTTATTACTCTGATGTTGTTTTCAAGAATCGTTGGAGCAACGTGAGCTCTTCCGACCTCGTGTTCTTGAATTCGGAGTTTCTTAACGACGCATCGAGTGCAAGATTCATGAGCAAGAAATCCAGGGAAGTTGATGAAATTCACAAGGATCAAAATGATCAGATGATGTTGAGTGGTACTACCAATTACCAAACAGGACATAGTTTCTTGAATTTCCCAGGCCTTCCTACGACCTCGGATTCGTCGAATAATTTAGAGTCCGGATCAAACTTTCCTTATCCCATTGACAAGAGATCCATGTCCGAGATAGTAGTCCATCCAAGATACACTGAGTTTCAGGATAATACGGATTCATTTCTTGTCGAAAATAGCGAGTCGGAGAGAATAAGGAGGCTTTGGATACCGATTGCAAGAAAGACAGTGCAGTGGTTTGCAAATAGAGAATCAAGGCCTCCAAATCCTCAAGGCCAGTAAATTTATGATTACTACAAACATGAAATTAACATCATGTAGCATTCATCAGTTCGATTTCGGGCATCGGGTAGTCGAATGAATCTTCGAGTTCTTTACCCAATTTTGGTGTGTTGATTATATTTTTTGGGATCCATACTTGCTTAATTCTCTTTGATTCTGGTATGAAGATGATAGTTTGATAGGTTTGTACATTAAAAACTTCCAATTTCTTTGCTTTAGTGATACGGGAAGTGTCGATGCTGGCACGTGGGTACTACTCACATGCCAGATCTAATAGTCCGTTTTTTTATGCAAGTCAGATGTTCACATGAACATCTTAATTGCATAAAATATGAACCGTTGAATATCCCATTGGACACTACTCCAATGAGGTAGCATCGACACTTTCAGTGATACGAAACTGTCGATAATGCAGCACATTGGGTGCGTGAAGGTCTCATTGGCCACATCATGTGGTCATGTGGGCCCCACATGATTTTAGCCAATGAAAAGCCTCCACACTGCCCATAGGGTACTTCGACAAATCCCAGTGATACATTGAAGAGTAGGATCTATACTTGCCTTTTTTATACATGTACTGGCTTGTTAATTGACTTTTTGTACACTTgggtacatatatttatatgattatattttgtttttgaaattacaaaattatctggATGAAGAAATCTTTGCTTAGCACATTCGAGATATGTTGATTCGTGGACGATATTAAGTTAAATTGAGACAGGATTAGGTCATGGTGCATGGACAACAGTGTAAAGATTTAGATGAAAAGCATCAGATCGGGGAAACACGATTAAAATATAGTATAGACACGATTATGTGAGTGTGACGCACGTTTTGGACTCGagaagtatttttattttatttttgaaaatatctttTAATCTTATTGATGACGATTTCAATTTCAGAACTTTTAATgtgtaaatataa
It encodes:
- the LOC140892674 gene encoding E3 ubiquitin-protein ligase ATL42-like, whose amino-acid sequence is MIKFLLFLHYFIFLIFIIDDVKAQVPQSPPDSNNFQPSLALVIGFLSIMFFLTFLLLLYAKFCHRGPNVRSASLRIRDGLFRSRSSASGVDKEVVESLPFFKFSSLRGSRDGLECAVCLSKFEDVEILRLLPKCKHAFHIDCIDQWLEKHSTCPICRRKISPEDVSELAYSNSLRFFRSQSGHDQVRDESNFELYVEREESGIGSSRFSIGRSFRLWSQRRTTTRGGESPLDQFKKRLHRFNHRVVGYYSDVVFKNRWSNVSSSDLVFLNSEFLNDASSARFMSKKSREVDEIHKDQNDQMMLSGTTNYQTGHSFLNFPGLPTTSDSSNNLESGSNFPYPIDKRSMSEIVVHPRYTEFQDNTDSFLVENSESERIRRLWIPIARKTVQWFANRESRPPNPQGQ